A genomic stretch from Festucalex cinctus isolate MCC-2025b chromosome 13, RoL_Fcin_1.0, whole genome shotgun sequence includes:
- the LOC144000438 gene encoding uncharacterized protein LOC144000438 yields MSICSFINICKKAQRNTISAKERQSQEAVRRVHQSSEWGALAAGSLECGVERNLYCPIVPLFPRSHPMQARPVHLQPVRASFNQPHVQPLGSPDYVIMMTGCRARGLNKGHRGTGIYTMDWSPANHRAQILMTNSHSQMWTI; encoded by the exons ATGTCAATTTGTTCTTTCATCAACATTTGCAAAAAGGCTCAGAGGAACACCATCAGTGCGAAG GAGCGACAATCCCAGGAAGCTGTGAGAAGGGTTCATCAAAGCTCTGAGTGGGGGGCCCTGGCTGCAGGATCGCTGGAATGCGGTGTGGAAAGGAATCTCTACTGTCCTATTGTTCCCTTGTTTCCTCGGTCTCATCCCATGCAGGCACGTCCAGTTCACTTACAG CCTGTTCGAGCCTCATTCAACCAACCCCATGTACAGCCACTGGGGAGTCCAGATTATGTTATCATGATGACTGGGTGCAGAGCTAGGGGCTTGAACAAG GGACACAGGGGAACTGGAATCTACAccatggactggtcaccagccaatcacagagcacaaATACTGATGACAAACAGCCATTCGCAAATGTGGACAATTTAG
- the LOC144033392 gene encoding transcription factor 7-like isoform X1: MEMSGFTSKCLPQNAAQPSRPDGPRYNTNPEAAGSQRKDYNGFVPIQNSYIQPSSVMAAPSMHFVPMNHQNLQPLPQSIETLAHIHGQTNFVPEVILPNGMNMRPVGLLNGELLYKVTAPPNIATPLPTSIPKIKKKPKKVEDHVTEQTYVKKPLNAFMLFSKEHRQAVKAKSTSKNIAIINETLGKMWHLLPDKEKAKYYEQAEEERRLHAQQHPDWSCRHNYGKKRYNKRLRD, from the exons ATGGAAATGTCTGGGTTCACTTCAAAATGTCTTCCTCAAAATGCTGCTCAGCCTTCACGACCTGATGGGCCAAGGTACAACACCAACCCCGAGGCAGCCGGCAGCCAGCGCAAGGACTATAATGGCTTTGTTCCCATACAAAACAGTTATATACAGCCAAGTTCAGTGATGGCTGCTCCCAGCATGCACTTTGTACCAATGAATCACCAGAATCTCCAACCACTTCCCCAGAGCATTGAGACACTTGCCCATATTCATGGCCAG ACGAACTTCGTACCAGAGGTGATTCTGCCTAATGGTATGAACATGCGTCCTGTTGGATTACT GAATGGAGAGCTTTTGTACAAAGTTACAGCTCCTCCTAACATTGCCACTCCCCTTCCTACCAGCATCCCCAAGATAAA GAAGAAACCAAAAAAAGTGGAAGACCATGTCACAGAACAAACATATGTCAAGAAGCCTCTGAATGCCTTTATGCTGTTCTCAAAAGAACATCGACAAGCAGTCAAGGCCAAGTCGACCTCaaaaaatattgccattatAAATGAGACCTTAGGAAAGATG TGGCATTTGCTGCCCGATAAAGAGAAGGCCAAGTACTACGAGCAGGCCGAAGAAGAGAGACGACTTCATGCCCAGCAGCATCCAGACTGGTCCTGCCGCCACAACTAC GgtaaaaagagatacaataaAAGGCTCAGAGACTGA
- the LOC144033392 gene encoding transcription factor 7-like 1-B isoform X2 codes for MEMSGFTSKCLPQNAAQPSRPDGPSYIQPSSVMAAPSMHFVPMNHQNLQPLPQSIETLAHIHGQTNFVPEVILPNGMNMRPVGLLNGELLYKVTAPPNIATPLPTSIPKIKKKPKKVEDHVTEQTYVKKPLNAFMLFSKEHRQAVKAKSTSKNIAIINETLGKMWHLLPDKEKAKYYEQAEEERRLHAQQHPDWSCRHNYGKKRYNKRLRD; via the exons ATGGAAATGTCTGGGTTCACTTCAAAATGTCTTCCTCAAAATGCTGCTCAGCCTTCACGACCTGATGGGCCAAG TTATATACAGCCAAGTTCAGTGATGGCTGCTCCCAGCATGCACTTTGTACCAATGAATCACCAGAATCTCCAACCACTTCCCCAGAGCATTGAGACACTTGCCCATATTCATGGCCAG ACGAACTTCGTACCAGAGGTGATTCTGCCTAATGGTATGAACATGCGTCCTGTTGGATTACT GAATGGAGAGCTTTTGTACAAAGTTACAGCTCCTCCTAACATTGCCACTCCCCTTCCTACCAGCATCCCCAAGATAAA GAAGAAACCAAAAAAAGTGGAAGACCATGTCACAGAACAAACATATGTCAAGAAGCCTCTGAATGCCTTTATGCTGTTCTCAAAAGAACATCGACAAGCAGTCAAGGCCAAGTCGACCTCaaaaaatattgccattatAAATGAGACCTTAGGAAAGATG TGGCATTTGCTGCCCGATAAAGAGAAGGCCAAGTACTACGAGCAGGCCGAAGAAGAGAGACGACTTCATGCCCAGCAGCATCCAGACTGGTCCTGCCGCCACAACTAC GgtaaaaagagatacaataaAAGGCTCAGAGACTGA